A region of Shewanella psychromarinicola DNA encodes the following proteins:
- a CDS encoding CocE/NonD family hydrolase: MTVAKHCAYKIRHIEHCWIPMADGIRLSARIWMPEGAETEPVPAIFEFIPYRKRDGVRLRDETMHPYFAGHGYACIRVDIRGSGDSEGVLTDEYLQQELDDGVTVIEWLDKQPWCDGNIGMYGISWGGFNGLQIAAMQLPQLKAIVSVCSTDDRYADDVHYMGGCLLGDNLSWASTMFAYNSLPPDPQIVGSKWRDMWFERLKGSGLWLNTWLNHQHRDEYWQHGSICEDFSKVQIPVMAVSGWADGYSNAVFRLLTNLPGPRQGLIGPWSHKYPHIGVPGPAIGFLQECLRWWDKWLKGIETGIMDEPMLRAWMLDSMPPSTSYHQRYGRWVSEPSWPTPNIGTLVFKLDRYRLVDEFADVAEEELCLQSPLSNGLFAGKWCSYSTTPDLPHDQREEEGGALVFTSQPLDTALEIMGAAVIELELSASKPVAMIAVRLSDVHPDNKSSRVTYGLLNLTHRDSHTNPTPLQPDKRYRVKVQLNGTAQTFPKGHRIRIAISSSYFPLAWPSPESTRIKIYTGCSRVILPSRNPRHQETISFLAPEASTSGAKQQLIEGHHNWRVIRELDKDLSTLEVINDNGTYHLEDIDLIVNREANEWYTYQSDDFQSAQGKTLWRWGFKRGDWAVQTVTRTLLHCDEFYFYLDAELDAYEGDKRVYSQNWNLRINRNLV; the protein is encoded by the coding sequence ATGACGGTTGCCAAGCACTGCGCCTACAAAATCCGCCATATCGAACATTGCTGGATCCCGATGGCCGACGGCATTCGTCTTTCTGCCCGCATCTGGATGCCAGAAGGTGCTGAAACAGAGCCAGTGCCAGCTATTTTCGAGTTTATTCCTTATCGTAAACGTGATGGCGTCAGATTGCGCGACGAAACAATGCATCCATATTTTGCCGGACACGGCTATGCCTGTATCCGTGTGGATATCCGTGGAAGCGGCGACTCAGAAGGTGTGCTGACGGACGAATATCTGCAGCAAGAACTCGACGATGGAGTCACAGTTATTGAGTGGCTAGATAAACAACCATGGTGCGACGGTAATATTGGCATGTATGGGATCTCATGGGGGGGATTCAACGGCCTGCAAATTGCGGCAATGCAACTGCCGCAACTTAAGGCTATCGTTAGCGTGTGCTCTACCGATGATCGCTATGCCGATGATGTGCACTATATGGGAGGTTGCCTGCTCGGTGATAATCTTTCTTGGGCCTCGACGATGTTTGCCTACAACTCCTTACCGCCGGATCCGCAAATTGTCGGTAGCAAGTGGCGCGACATGTGGTTTGAACGCCTTAAAGGCAGTGGCTTATGGCTCAATACCTGGCTTAATCATCAACACCGTGACGAGTACTGGCAGCATGGCTCGATTTGCGAAGATTTTTCTAAAGTGCAGATCCCGGTCATGGCAGTCAGCGGCTGGGCCGATGGCTACAGTAATGCGGTTTTTCGCCTGCTCACCAACTTGCCCGGCCCGAGGCAAGGATTGATTGGCCCCTGGAGTCATAAATATCCGCATATTGGCGTGCCCGGCCCGGCGATCGGTTTTTTGCAGGAGTGCCTACGCTGGTGGGATAAATGGTTGAAGGGGATTGAGACCGGCATTATGGACGAGCCTATGCTGCGGGCATGGATGCTTGACAGTATGCCTCCGTCAACGTCTTACCATCAACGCTACGGCCGCTGGGTTAGTGAACCATCTTGGCCGACACCCAATATTGGCACGCTTGTCTTCAAGCTTGATCGATATCGTCTAGTAGACGAATTCGCAGACGTTGCAGAGGAAGAGCTGTGTTTGCAATCACCCTTGAGTAACGGTCTGTTTGCCGGTAAATGGTGTTCATATAGCACCACGCCGGATCTCCCCCATGATCAGCGTGAAGAAGAAGGTGGCGCGTTAGTTTTCACAAGTCAGCCTTTGGACACTGCACTTGAGATCATGGGGGCTGCGGTGATTGAGTTAGAATTATCGGCCAGCAAGCCAGTGGCAATGATCGCTGTGCGTCTATCGGATGTGCATCCTGATAACAAGAGCTCAAGGGTAACATACGGCCTGCTGAACCTGACCCATAGGGATAGCCATACTAATCCGACACCGCTGCAACCAGACAAGCGCTATCGGGTAAAAGTTCAGCTTAACGGTACCGCGCAGACCTTTCCCAAGGGCCACCGGATTAGGATTGCCATTTCGTCCTCTTATTTCCCGCTGGCCTGGCCTTCACCTGAGTCGACGCGGATCAAAATTTACACTGGTTGTAGCCGAGTGATATTGCCGAGTCGAAATCCTCGTCATCAAGAGACGATCTCTTTCCTTGCGCCTGAGGCTTCCACCAGCGGTGCCAAGCAGCAACTTATTGAGGGACATCATAACTGGCGAGTGATCCGCGAACTGGACAAGGATTTGTCTACTTTGGAAGTCATTAACGACAATGGTACTTATCACCTCGAAGATATCGACCTGATTGTAAATCGCGAGGCCAATGAGTGGTACACCTATCAGAGTGATGACTTCCAGTCTGCACAGGGCAAGACTCTCTGGCGATGGGGATTTAAGCGAGGAGACTGGGCAGTACAGACCGTCACCCGCACCTTACTGCACTGCGATGAGTTTTATTTTTATCTGGATGCTGAGTTAGACGCTTATGAAGGAGACAAGCGAGTTTATTCGCAAAACTGGAATCTTCGTATTAATCGTAACTTGGTTTGA